The following proteins are co-located in the Oceanimonas sp. GK1 genome:
- a CDS encoding aspartate aminotransferase family protein has protein sequence MNTMISANSKQELGRQLNLDAFWMPFTGNRAFKAAPRLVAEADGAYFTDVNGRRLFDSLSGLWCTGLGHRHPKIIEAIHRQLHILDYAPGFQTGHPLAFELAERLAALAPADLNRVFFTNSGSECADTALKMARAYWRARGKPEKTRLIGRARGYHGVNMGGTSLGGIGPNRKHYGQLVEADHLPHTLLSENAFSRGQPAHGAELADHLLQLIELHDASNIAAVIVEPMSGSAGVIVPPVGYLQRLREICDQHDILLIFDEVITGLGRMGELFGAEAFGVVPDMLNVAKQLTNGVVPMGAVIAKEHIYQAFMAQPGPDYLVEFPHGYTYSGHPVACAAAMASLDALTEEDMPARVRTLMPVFEEHIHRLKGLPQVVDIRNCGLAGAVQLAPYPGEPARRPMELAIALWQAGYYVRFGGDTLQFGPPFISTPDELEQLFNAVAKVLGQG, from the coding sequence ATGAACACCATGATCAGTGCAAACAGCAAGCAGGAGCTCGGTCGTCAGCTTAACCTGGACGCCTTCTGGATGCCCTTTACCGGCAACCGGGCCTTCAAGGCGGCTCCCCGGCTGGTGGCGGAAGCGGACGGCGCGTATTTTACCGATGTGAATGGCCGCCGGCTGTTCGACAGCCTGTCGGGGCTGTGGTGCACCGGCCTGGGCCACCGGCATCCCAAAATCATCGAGGCCATTCACCGCCAGCTTCATATCCTGGATTATGCCCCCGGCTTTCAGACCGGCCATCCGCTGGCCTTTGAGCTGGCCGAGCGGCTGGCGGCGCTGGCGCCGGCGGATCTGAACCGGGTGTTCTTTACCAACTCCGGCTCCGAATGCGCCGACACCGCCCTGAAAATGGCCCGGGCCTACTGGCGGGCCAGGGGCAAACCGGAAAAGACCCGGCTGATTGGCCGAGCCCGGGGCTATCACGGCGTGAACATGGGCGGCACCAGCCTGGGCGGCATTGGCCCCAATCGCAAGCATTACGGTCAGCTGGTGGAGGCGGATCACCTGCCGCATACCCTGCTTTCGGAAAACGCCTTCAGCCGGGGCCAGCCGGCCCACGGCGCGGAGCTTGCCGATCATCTGCTGCAACTGATTGAGCTGCACGATGCCTCCAATATTGCGGCGGTAATCGTGGAGCCCATGTCCGGCTCGGCGGGAGTGATAGTGCCGCCGGTGGGCTACCTGCAGCGGTTGCGGGAGATCTGCGACCAGCACGATATTCTGCTGATTTTCGATGAGGTGATCACCGGCCTCGGCCGCATGGGCGAGCTGTTCGGTGCCGAGGCCTTTGGCGTGGTGCCCGACATGCTGAATGTGGCCAAACAGCTGACCAATGGTGTGGTGCCCATGGGGGCGGTGATCGCCAAAGAGCATATTTACCAGGCCTTTATGGCGCAGCCGGGGCCGGACTACCTGGTGGAGTTCCCCCACGGTTATACCTATTCGGGCCACCCGGTGGCCTGCGCCGCCGCCATGGCGTCGCTGGATGCGCTGACTGAGGAGGACATGCCGGCCCGGGTGCGGACGCTGATGCCGGTGTTTGAAGAACACATTCACCGGCTGAAAGGCCTGCCCCAGGTGGTGGACATTCGCAACTGTGGCCTGGCCGGGGCCGTGCAGCTGGCGCCCTATCCGGGCGAGCCGGCCCGCCGCCCCATGGAGCTGGCTATTGCCCTGTGGCAGGCGGGATATTACGTGCGCTTTGGCGGCGATACCCTGCAGTTTGGCCCGCCCTTTATCTCCACGCCCGACGAACTGGAGCAGCTGTTTAACGCTGTGGCCAAGGTGCTGGGGCAGGGCTGA
- a CDS encoding IS3 family transposase (programmed frameshift), with protein MKYKPHRHFSDAFKREAVEASLSTTETQAQLAGRLGIHPNQLSRWRREWIMTKKSSDKAVENIGPEKSLQDLERENARLKKLLERKELENEILKKAQGVLRQAQQVRFAFIEAHRSQRWRVSIMCEVLNVSRAGYYRWRARQHAPGERVIKRQTLKTFLLERARQQKNVPGYRKLWLEARDAGFCCGKNQVQRLLRDAGYHSCTALKAGYQKPTSFLPVLPNLLNRRFSVGAANRVWVSDITQIRCHEGWLYIAVVLDLGTRRVVSRAMGAINSAQLVLEALEQAWQHQRPDGTQLLFHSDQGSQYRSEEVMRWLTTRGITISMSRRGNCWDNACSESFFALLKKEWTHPLGMLGRDEMADEVRYYTDEYYPKVRRHMALGGITPNAYAAAA; from the exons ATGAAGTACAAACCCCACCGTCACTTTAGCGATGCATTCAAACGTGAGGCCGTCGAGGCCTCGCTATCCACCACAGAGACACAAGCTCAGCTTGCTGGCAGACTCGGGATCCATCCTAACCAATTGAGTCGCTGGCGCAGAGAGTGGATCATGACCAAGAAATCATCTGACAAAGCAGTTGAAAACATCGGACCAGAAAAAAGTTTGCAGGATCTGGAGCGTGAAAATGCTCGACTGAAGAAGCTGCTTGAACGAAAAGAGCTGGAGAACGAAATCCTAAAAAAGGCGCAAG GAGTACTTCGCCAAGCACAGCAAGTAAGGTTTGCCTTTATCGAGGCTCACCGAAGTCAACGCTGGCGGGTCTCGATAATGTGTGAAGTACTCAATGTGTCACGAGCGGGATATTATCGTTGGCGAGCACGTCAGCATGCTCCGGGAGAACGTGTCATCAAGCGACAAACTCTGAAAACCTTCCTGCTCGAGCGAGCCAGGCAACAGAAGAATGTGCCGGGTTATCGCAAGCTGTGGCTGGAAGCACGGGATGCCGGGTTCTGCTGCGGCAAGAACCAGGTTCAGCGCTTGCTGAGAGACGCTGGTTACCATTCATGCACGGCTCTTAAAGCAGGGTATCAAAAGCCGACATCATTCTTGCCTGTGCTACCGAACTTGCTGAATCGCCGCTTCTCGGTTGGTGCGGCAAATCGAGTCTGGGTATCAGATATTACTCAAATCCGGTGCCACGAAGGCTGGCTCTACATCGCAGTAGTCCTGGACCTGGGTACACGTCGCGTGGTGAGCCGAGCCATGGGTGCCATCAATAGCGCCCAGCTGGTGCTGGAGGCCCTTGAGCAGGCATGGCAACATCAGCGGCCAGATGGGACACAGTTGTTGTTCCACTCTGACCAGGGGAGTCAGTATCGCAGCGAAGAGGTGATGAGATGGCTCACTACACGGGGAATCACCATCAGCATGTCTCGGCGAGGTAACTGCTGGGATAACGCCTGTTCGGAAAGCTTCTTCGCGCTGCTCAAGAAGGAATGGACACATCCATTAGGAATGCTCGGAAGAGACGAAATGGCAGATGAAGTCCGGTATTATACGGACGAGTATTACCCGAAAGTGCGGCGCCACATGGCGCTGGGAGGAATAACTCCCAATGCCTACGCAGCTGCCGCTTAA
- a CDS encoding YkgJ family cysteine cluster protein produces MSGGNPCLSCGACCAFFRVSFYWGEVHSDFAVPEALTEPVSHSRLAMRGTNQPGPRCVALEGEVGGCVSCAIYEHRPSPCRDFEAYDPGGACNRARAAHGLPPLEHNPVAA; encoded by the coding sequence ATGAGTGGTGGCAATCCCTGTTTGAGCTGCGGCGCCTGCTGCGCGTTTTTTCGTGTGTCTTTTTACTGGGGCGAGGTACACAGCGACTTTGCCGTGCCCGAAGCCCTGACCGAGCCGGTCAGTCACAGCCGGCTGGCCATGCGCGGTACCAACCAGCCCGGCCCACGCTGTGTGGCGCTGGAAGGAGAGGTGGGGGGCTGTGTGTCCTGTGCCATTTACGAGCACCGGCCCAGCCCGTGCCGGGACTTCGAGGCCTATGATCCCGGTGGTGCCTGCAACCGGGCCCGGGCCGCTCATGGCCTGCCGCCGCTGGAGCATAATCCGGTGGCGGCATAA
- a CDS encoding YceH family protein, which yields MEKLSALEQRVIGCLIEKQVSTPDVYPLTLNALVNACNQKSNRDPVLSLGESEIQSVLNTLGARRLVNNVAGFNARAAKYQHRFCNTEFGELQFGPGELAIVCELLLRGPQTPGELRSRCARLHSFGDVGEVDACLNSLMEKGPFVVKLERQPGKRESRYAHLFGDVPVSEPVAPATANEDAQARIMELEAEVARLKARIMELENR from the coding sequence ATGGAAAAACTGTCTGCCCTCGAGCAACGTGTGATTGGCTGTCTGATTGAAAAGCAGGTATCCACCCCCGATGTGTATCCGCTGACCCTCAATGCCCTGGTGAACGCCTGCAACCAGAAGAGCAACCGGGATCCGGTGCTGAGCCTGGGGGAGAGCGAGATACAGTCGGTGCTCAATACCCTGGGGGCCCGGCGGCTGGTGAACAATGTGGCCGGCTTCAATGCCCGGGCCGCCAAATATCAGCACCGCTTCTGCAATACCGAGTTCGGCGAGCTGCAGTTCGGCCCCGGCGAGCTGGCCATCGTCTGCGAGCTGTTGCTGCGTGGCCCGCAGACCCCGGGGGAGCTGCGCAGCCGCTGTGCCCGGCTGCATTCCTTCGGGGATGTCGGCGAGGTGGATGCCTGCCTGAACAGCCTGATGGAAAAAGGCCCCTTCGTGGTGAAGCTGGAACGCCAGCCCGGCAAGCGGGAGTCACGCTATGCTCACCTGTTCGGCGACGTACCGGTCAGTGAGCCGGTGGCGCCGGCCACCGCCAATGAGGATGCCCAGGCGCGGATCATGGAGCTGGAAGCGGAAGTCGCCCGGTTAAAGGCGCGGATCATGGAGCTGGAAAACCGGTAA
- the nirK gene encoding copper-containing nitrite reductase, translating into MKPCKLVAAISFALAFSAQASSLPVEEAVLTSPPLVPPPITRDHAAKVVVKMETVEKVMEIADGVEYMFWTFGGSVPGQFLRVREGDEIEFHLSNHPDSKMPHNIDLHAVTGPGGGAAASFTAPGHTSVFNFKALNPGLYVYHCATAPVGMHIANGMYGLILVEPKEGLPPVDREYYVMQGDFYTKGAYGEQGLQSFDMDKAIREQADYVVFNGAVGALNGDKALTANVGETVRLYVGNGGPNLVSSFHVIGEIFDKVNVEGGTAINENVQTTLVPAGGAAMAEFRLDVPGNFIMVDHSIFRAFNKGALGMMQVSGPEDHIVYSGKVADNVYLPEGSAVQVMPNGHPKVTAKNKEERMMYGKRVYEANCQACHQNEGQGIPGAFPPVAGSDFLNENPTRAVDVVLHGLKGPIKVNGQAFDSIMPAMRLSDEDVANVLTYVLNSWDNDGGDITPEQVAERREEGKPIVMEGSAH; encoded by the coding sequence ATGAAGCCATGCAAGCTTGTCGCCGCCATCAGTTTCGCCCTGGCGTTTTCCGCCCAGGCCAGTTCGCTGCCCGTTGAGGAGGCCGTGCTCACCTCGCCGCCCCTGGTGCCGCCCCCCATCACTCGGGATCATGCCGCCAAGGTGGTGGTGAAGATGGAAACGGTGGAAAAGGTGATGGAAATCGCCGACGGGGTGGAATACATGTTCTGGACCTTTGGCGGCTCGGTGCCGGGCCAGTTCCTGCGGGTGCGGGAAGGAGACGAAATCGAATTCCACCTCTCCAACCACCCCGACTCCAAGATGCCCCACAACATCGACTTGCATGCGGTCACCGGACCCGGCGGCGGCGCCGCGGCCTCCTTCACCGCCCCCGGGCACACCTCGGTGTTCAACTTCAAGGCGCTCAATCCCGGGCTTTATGTGTATCACTGCGCCACCGCCCCGGTGGGCATGCACATTGCCAACGGCATGTACGGCCTGATCCTGGTGGAGCCGAAGGAAGGGCTGCCGCCGGTGGATCGGGAATACTATGTGATGCAGGGCGACTTCTATACCAAGGGCGCCTACGGCGAGCAGGGCCTGCAATCCTTCGACATGGACAAGGCCATCCGCGAGCAGGCCGACTACGTGGTGTTCAACGGCGCCGTGGGCGCGCTCAACGGCGACAAGGCGCTGACCGCCAACGTGGGCGAGACGGTGCGCCTCTATGTGGGCAACGGCGGCCCCAACCTGGTGTCGTCGTTCCATGTCATCGGTGAAATCTTCGACAAGGTTAATGTGGAGGGTGGCACCGCCATCAACGAAAACGTGCAAACCACCCTGGTGCCCGCCGGCGGTGCGGCCATGGCCGAATTCAGGCTGGATGTGCCCGGCAACTTCATCATGGTGGATCATTCCATCTTCCGCGCCTTTAACAAGGGGGCGCTGGGCATGATGCAGGTGAGCGGCCCGGAAGACCACATCGTCTACTCGGGCAAGGTGGCCGACAACGTCTACCTGCCCGAAGGCTCGGCGGTACAGGTGATGCCCAACGGCCATCCCAAGGTCACCGCCAAGAACAAGGAAGAGCGGATGATGTACGGCAAGCGGGTGTATGAGGCCAACTGTCAGGCCTGTCACCAGAACGAAGGCCAGGGCATTCCCGGCGCCTTCCCGCCGGTGGCCGGCTCCGACTTCCTCAACGAGAACCCGACCCGCGCCGTCGACGTGGTGCTGCACGGCCTCAAGGGACCGATCAAGGTCAACGGCCAGGCCTTCGACAGCATCATGCCGGCCATGCGGCTGTCGGACGAAGACGTGGCCAACGTGCTCACCTATGTGCTCAACAGCTGGGATAACGACGGCGGCGACATCACTCCCGAGCAGGTGGCCGAGCGTCGGGAGGAAGGCAAGCCCATCGTGATGGAAGGGAGCGCCCACTGA
- a CDS encoding SCO family protein, with protein sequence MRILTLLLMLLSLETLAALPEDSLYQLGSEWQDHHEHRLNINELAGKKRLVAFIYTDCVTACPVIVSELKRIQQALSPARRERLGFVLVSLTPGVDTPKVMAHFAGKHGLDEHWTLLSGQDDQVRTLAMVLNIKYMGLADGEIAHSNAITALDEQGRLLFQQSGLPGGPEAVLERMGL encoded by the coding sequence ATGAGAATACTCACCTTGTTGCTGATGTTGCTGAGCCTTGAAACACTGGCCGCCCTGCCCGAGGACTCGCTGTACCAGCTGGGTAGCGAGTGGCAGGATCACCATGAACACCGGCTGAACATCAACGAACTGGCCGGCAAGAAGCGGCTGGTTGCATTTATTTACACCGACTGCGTGACCGCCTGTCCGGTGATAGTGTCGGAGCTCAAGCGTATTCAGCAGGCACTGAGCCCGGCCCGGCGAGAGCGGCTCGGCTTTGTGCTGGTGTCGCTCACCCCGGGCGTGGACACGCCGAAAGTCATGGCGCACTTCGCCGGCAAGCACGGGCTGGATGAGCACTGGACCCTGCTCAGTGGCCAGGACGATCAGGTAAGAACCCTGGCCATGGTGCTCAATATCAAATACATGGGGCTGGCCGACGGCGAGATTGCTCACTCCAACGCCATCACCGCCCTGGACGAGCAGGGCCGCCTGCTGTTTCAGCAAAGCGGCCTGCCCGGTGGGCCCGAAGCGGTGCTTGAGCGAATGGGACTGTGA
- a CDS encoding formylglycine-generating enzyme family protein: MNTALLLGLAALQMAELPGGEVRPLYLSQDSPLTRVAPFRLDVTPVTNRQFAAFVAAHSRWQPGRPPALLAEPAYLQHWPGLSPAVPQLDQPVTHVSWFAADAYCRAQGKRLPTVAEWEFAAQASESAAFGATEPDYSRRILDWYARPASARLHDVGQTPANYWQVQDLHGLVWEWTQDFNSTLVTGESRGDSSLDQGLFCGSAAAGSADPSDYAAFMRYGFRSSLKASYALGNLGFRCAKETTDENTHLVADVAEP, translated from the coding sequence ATGAACACGGCGCTGCTGCTGGGCCTGGCAGCGCTGCAGATGGCCGAGCTGCCCGGCGGGGAAGTCCGGCCGCTGTACCTGAGCCAGGACAGCCCGCTCACCCGGGTGGCGCCGTTCCGGCTGGATGTCACCCCGGTCACCAACCGGCAGTTCGCGGCCTTTGTGGCGGCGCACTCCCGCTGGCAACCGGGCCGGCCCCCGGCCCTGCTGGCCGAACCGGCTTATCTGCAACACTGGCCCGGGTTGAGCCCGGCTGTTCCGCAACTCGATCAGCCGGTCACCCATGTGTCCTGGTTTGCCGCCGACGCCTACTGCCGGGCCCAGGGCAAGCGGCTGCCCACGGTGGCGGAATGGGAATTCGCCGCCCAGGCCTCGGAAAGCGCCGCCTTTGGTGCCACCGAGCCCGACTACAGCCGGCGCATTCTCGACTGGTACGCCCGGCCCGCCAGCGCTCGTTTGCATGACGTGGGCCAAACGCCGGCCAACTACTGGCAGGTGCAGGATCTGCACGGCCTGGTGTGGGAATGGACCCAGGACTTCAACTCCACCCTGGTCACCGGCGAATCCCGGGGCGACAGCAGCCTGGATCAGGGCCTGTTCTGCGGCTCGGCCGCCGCCGGCAGCGCCGATCCGTCCGACTACGCCGCCTTTATGCGCTACGGCTTTCGTTCCAGCCTGAAGGCCAGTTATGCCCTGGGCAACCTGGGATTTCGCTGTGCCAAGGAGACCACCGATGAGAATACTCACCTTGTTGCTGATGTTGCTGAGCCTTGA
- a CDS encoding hydrolase, whose translation MLMQPEKAALLVIDIQEKLVPAIDQGERLVARAGWLISACQRLGTPTLFTEQYPRGLGHTLPRLTELVERPEVAKKVHFSAVAGGCLPKHWQDRSQIIVCGMETHVCVLQTVLELLQAGKEVFVVADAVGSRTEENRQLGLERMRQAGAQIVSREMVVFELMQQAGTDTFKAISKQFLVGEQP comes from the coding sequence ATGCTGATGCAACCCGAAAAAGCCGCTTTGCTGGTGATCGACATTCAGGAAAAACTGGTGCCCGCCATTGATCAGGGCGAGCGCCTGGTGGCCCGGGCCGGCTGGCTGATCAGCGCCTGCCAGCGGCTGGGTACCCCTACCCTGTTTACCGAGCAATATCCTCGCGGCCTGGGCCACACCCTGCCCCGGCTGACCGAGCTGGTGGAGCGCCCCGAAGTAGCCAAAAAGGTCCATTTTTCCGCCGTGGCCGGCGGCTGCCTGCCCAAGCACTGGCAGGACCGCAGCCAGATCATCGTCTGCGGCATGGAAACCCACGTGTGTGTGCTGCAGACCGTGCTGGAGCTGCTGCAGGCGGGCAAGGAGGTGTTTGTGGTGGCCGATGCGGTGGGCAGCCGCACCGAAGAAAACCGCCAGCTGGGACTGGAGCGCATGCGCCAGGCAGGCGCGCAGATTGTGAGCCGAGAGATGGTGGTGTTTGAGCTAATGCAACAGGCCGGCACCGACACCTTCAAGGCCATCAGCAAGCAGTTTCTGGTAGGGGAGCAGCCGTAA
- a CDS encoding LysR family transcriptional regulator, with protein sequence MTSSKSSPLGQVSDFELKLLRVFRTVAACGGFSAAEVALGISRAAISMQMADLEKRLGVKLCQRGRAGFALTAEGRRVLEATDRLFGAVDHFRAEISDLHQRLQGTLVIGITDNLVSHPGMKITHGLAALKARGPEVHIDLRMQPSDDIEIGVLDGRLNVGVIPQVRDLPGLTYTPLYEESASLYCADNHPLFADPAPDVTGHEVVQPRFAQPAEAAALYARHFSGAQANDREGILFLVLTGCYLGYLPDHYAAPWIRAGRLRALTAGFTTRFCAITARSRRPGLVLETFLETLETC encoded by the coding sequence ATGACATCATCCAAATCTTCGCCCCTGGGCCAGGTCAGCGATTTTGAGCTCAAGTTACTGCGCGTGTTCCGCACCGTGGCGGCCTGCGGCGGCTTTTCCGCCGCCGAGGTGGCGCTGGGCATCAGCCGGGCCGCCATCAGCATGCAGATGGCGGATCTGGAAAAACGGCTGGGCGTCAAACTGTGCCAGCGCGGCCGGGCCGGCTTTGCCCTCACCGCCGAGGGCCGGCGCGTGCTGGAGGCCACTGACCGGCTGTTTGGCGCCGTGGATCACTTTCGTGCCGAGATAAGCGATCTGCACCAGCGCCTGCAGGGCACGCTGGTCATCGGCATTACCGACAACCTGGTCAGCCACCCGGGCATGAAAATCACCCATGGCCTGGCGGCGCTCAAGGCCCGGGGACCGGAGGTGCACATCGATTTGCGCATGCAGCCTTCCGACGACATTGAAATCGGCGTGCTCGACGGCCGGCTTAACGTGGGGGTGATCCCCCAGGTACGGGATCTGCCGGGGCTGACCTATACGCCGCTGTATGAAGAAAGCGCCAGCCTCTATTGCGCCGATAACCATCCGCTGTTTGCCGACCCCGCCCCCGACGTTACCGGGCACGAAGTGGTGCAGCCCCGCTTTGCCCAGCCCGCCGAGGCCGCCGCCCTTTATGCCCGCCACTTTAGCGGCGCTCAGGCCAATGATCGGGAAGGCATCCTGTTTCTGGTACTGACCGGCTGTTACCTCGGCTACCTGCCGGATCACTATGCCGCGCCCTGGATTCGGGCCGGCCGGCTGCGCGCCCTCACAGCGGGCTTTACCACCCGTTTTTGCGCCATTACCGCCCGCAGCCGCCGGCCCGGCCTGGTGCTGGAAACCTTTCTGGAAACGCTGGAGACATGTTAG
- a CDS encoding methyl-accepting chemotaxis protein — MKLTHKVGLTAAAVLLVTVSLLSWLQLSQVRENLRQQTAASVHQTSSTLARQIENWLNGKLDLIDMAAQQISSDFSREQVQQTFDLPLLKEEFLLIFGGLESEQGRAITNTPSWNPPGWDARQRPWYAVARQAGTASLTEPYADASTGDILISAVANITDNGRFLGAFGGDLSLEAVSEAINVIDFNGAGHAFLVSRNGNIISHPDSAFNGRPLNELFDDASPELSPELDTYSLQGQPHWVAFTPLEGLQGADWYIGVALDEGMVMARADQLQWQSIIIAAFGVAISLAILVLLMTSQLKPLSGLHRSLADINSGEGDLTRRLPIVRKDEFGLVAGEFNGFLAHLQQLIGNVMGSAEALKTRIGETSVQSEQAEQQLQLQLQELDQLATAMHEMAATANDVARHAQHAAEAANAANRETEQGAEVVSRSTQAIERLAADMDDTMASVNELAQLSRNIESILSVITGIAEQTNLLALNAAIEAARAGESGRGFAVVADEVRSLASRTQHSTQEIGDMIEKLQQGVQQAEHKMQQSQALATRTTQDAAEANEVLARIRDAIARINDMNLQIATAAEEQSATSEEINQNTTNIRDISQDVANGALEQLKKCHAMLEQMQHQDRLLGEFKV, encoded by the coding sequence ATGAAACTCACTCACAAAGTGGGGCTGACCGCTGCCGCCGTGTTGCTGGTTACCGTCAGTCTGCTGTCCTGGCTGCAGCTCTCCCAGGTGCGGGAAAACCTGCGCCAGCAAACCGCTGCCTCCGTTCACCAGACCAGCTCCACCCTGGCCCGTCAGATAGAAAACTGGCTGAACGGCAAACTGGACCTCATCGACATGGCCGCCCAGCAAATCAGCAGCGATTTCAGCCGCGAACAGGTGCAGCAAACCTTTGACCTGCCCCTGCTGAAAGAGGAATTTCTGCTGATCTTTGGCGGACTGGAAAGTGAGCAGGGCCGGGCCATCACCAACACCCCCAGCTGGAACCCGCCTGGCTGGGATGCCCGGCAACGCCCCTGGTATGCGGTGGCCCGGCAGGCCGGCACGGCCTCGCTGACCGAGCCCTACGCCGATGCCAGCACCGGCGACATCCTGATTTCCGCCGTGGCCAACATCACCGACAATGGCCGCTTTCTGGGCGCCTTTGGCGGAGATCTCAGCCTGGAAGCCGTTTCCGAGGCCATCAATGTCATCGACTTCAACGGGGCCGGGCATGCCTTTCTGGTGAGCCGGAACGGCAACATCATTTCCCACCCCGACAGCGCCTTCAACGGCCGTCCGCTGAACGAGCTGTTTGACGACGCCAGCCCCGAACTCAGCCCCGAACTGGACACCTACTCGCTGCAGGGACAGCCCCACTGGGTGGCCTTCACTCCGCTCGAGGGCCTGCAGGGTGCCGACTGGTACATTGGGGTGGCGCTGGACGAAGGCATGGTCATGGCCCGGGCCGACCAGTTGCAGTGGCAGTCCATTATCATTGCCGCCTTCGGGGTGGCCATCAGCCTGGCCATTCTGGTGTTGCTGATGACCAGCCAGCTGAAGCCTCTGAGCGGATTGCACCGCTCCCTGGCCGACATCAACAGTGGCGAGGGCGATTTGACCCGGCGCCTGCCCATTGTGAGAAAAGATGAGTTTGGCCTGGTGGCCGGCGAGTTCAACGGCTTTCTCGCCCACCTGCAACAGCTGATTGGCAACGTCATGGGCAGTGCCGAGGCGCTGAAAACACGCATCGGCGAAACCTCGGTGCAATCGGAGCAGGCCGAACAACAGTTGCAGCTGCAACTGCAGGAGCTGGATCAGCTGGCCACCGCCATGCACGAAATGGCCGCCACCGCCAACGACGTGGCCCGCCACGCCCAGCATGCCGCCGAAGCGGCCAACGCCGCCAACCGGGAAACCGAACAGGGCGCCGAGGTGGTTTCCCGCTCCACCCAGGCCATTGAACGCCTGGCCGCCGACATGGACGACACCATGGCCTCCGTTAACGAACTGGCCCAGCTCAGCCGCAATATTGAATCAATACTGTCGGTGATCACCGGCATTGCCGAGCAAACCAACCTGCTGGCCCTGAACGCCGCCATTGAAGCGGCCCGGGCCGGCGAGTCGGGCCGCGGCTTTGCGGTGGTGGCCGACGAGGTGCGCTCATTGGCGTCCCGCACTCAGCACTCCACCCAGGAAATCGGCGACATGATAGAAAAGCTGCAACAAGGGGTGCAGCAGGCCGAACACAAGATGCAGCAAAGCCAGGCCCTAGCCACCCGCACCACTCAGGATGCGGCCGAGGCCAATGAGGTGCTGGCGCGTATTCGCGATGCCATTGCCCGGATTAACGACATGAACCTGCAGATTGCCACCGCCGCCGAGGAGCAAAGCGCCACCAGCGAGGAAATCAACCAGAACACCACCAACATTCGGGATATCAGCCAGGATGTTGCCAATGGTGCCCTGGAGCAGCTGAAAAAATGCCATGCCATGTTGGAGCAGATGCAACACCAGGACCGGCTGCTGGGAGAATTCAAGGTTTGA